A genomic segment from Nicotiana tabacum cultivar K326 chromosome 9, ASM71507v2, whole genome shotgun sequence encodes:
- the LOC107807147 gene encoding histone H4, translating into MSGRGKGGKGLGKGGAKRHRKVLRDNIQGITKPAIRRLARRGGVKRISGLIYEETRGVLKIFLENVIRDAVTYTEHARRKTVTAMDVVYALKRQGRTLYGFGG; encoded by the coding sequence ATGTCTGGACGTGGAAAAGGAGGAAAAGGATTAGGAAAGGGAGGAGCAAAACGACACCGTAAAGTCCTTCGTGATAACATCCAAGGTATCACAAAACCAGCAATTAGGCGTTTGGCTCGTAGAGGAGGAGTGAAGCGTATCAGTGGACTCATCTATGAGGAGACACGTGGCGTGCTGAAGATCTTTTTGGAAAATGTGATTCGTGATGCTGTTACATACACTGAGCACGCTCGCAGAAAGACTGTGACTGCTATGGATGTTGTTTATGCTCTCAAGAGACAGGGAAGGACTTTGTATGGATTTGGAGGTTAA